In Temnothorax longispinosus isolate EJ_2023e chromosome 2, Tlon_JGU_v1, whole genome shotgun sequence, one DNA window encodes the following:
- the LOC139808268 gene encoding KICSTOR complex protein SZT2 isoform X2 yields the protein MASARSEDRTVLEAETIFLLMKKGFPISRNVRAQWLLEHLDSVISIQCPNIKNKEEPELEVVSVLPKDEPVAWSIDTSHQFLYKVVSTTSIVFLAHKYRMVFSLDLSPSLATVDVQSGEIVIDEVYLATKRCLEGITRPFTIPGSRRVMQPEIYVTVIAHTPFFTSPAQQVLVQGWLITADNVNSLTQYVEKQLYLLEERVATVTAIANQQLENLRAESERLVGRLFEESSNCLNKNNCNISIVSPEASFVNMLRYGMLALTLLPEHSCAHMVIVTDGIVGIKNAHTLDSIIQQLRATTVACSFLRVGSAYDPHCADGLVPYQDLLYFISAATLGSYMSFNSYVIPVHGTDINLYHKHFLCWQLYRDVSNNDISGRHCWRTENNCFHEPKSGQLLKKKQIDDKVTCTLSSLLCCRLREGYLIKRANVRDDILEINFVLLWKTNVFLEYLVTCPWSSKSLSLSNVIQYTITIEAPYEFLHDITCLSKKPLNSHYRQGVISRFWTALTSLTESDNMLAHFSWFPGSGWTWYSVPDTIRSGMPVFYLSSYPSPSTVQLSDAACPQFGQIWQPVVSLDPLQWARWMHTQRITLILAYDRPLPRHLHQANQSGRFQCVQSRQAAAVLYAMLKNWATFVLVENHTYVQFIYREAEKPPVSFSLIRINCKALCVVLNIAFAGGTEGVVRHNVVVDLVDRLSKLTLPNRPTEQREIPCCTIIHKSLERILVRYERIPNNLSMVVFPDGTQPTCTRVALGLLSGSLTTTLSRYLYHNRWLWHVKRPFVQTIPGITLSRLNITAIARILSTITKIRLGEGFNFAYSAAGITNMVLEVQMQGFGNDENSYPCIIQYVLFPPHVVPNAALERDSGTEDDTEEGIAEAEVWTEDSEGYSDFQIVTEVWVEPQCGYVQMPTQSIAMYMHPLQYHQLPDAIARIDEECINALLTLEYLSLLCQVTPAEKDTEIVFGQAHQGVKYHGAVGTSTDRISECPNPTEPFEPTPIIDERIHSMYFSFDTLSILSKCQQAELLFSMFADDSVHIDEDRDSANRIFMGNFLEHMKQLHNKELLLTSAESQRFTKMLLNRPRENIPPLPFFIQKEKNCRDDTSDIYPRWKCFVKGISTTHVIITILPATEKDVRLIMYTGDNCTSNNSEKNCDSDIFDLDMNEKVSSPTMCAENVPDFVTLERRESKISSQSTTANSTSKANVDHNFDNVDNEGSLVIPVYVYDCSLALLIDALVGQLQTPQNKDIYQDHTFKIGEQISEDFISLKSESNTKPSSPEPKSEDSDNISSDQRSLMEHCKLLSLAHCHCYVVAVYKSLALQQSLSYEDMEAAVAQCEENLIEINITNYLRSVCRHLSMLAEGDLLNQLKISACNDVKPLHSLIKTKFKRIMAVAFRPVPAHPEFYYCLPSWMSEKMEVVSQRTDSDDELDEFTCHSEMPASKTDSPNQVSQAVNITWPVTNLHNNEKLSHSNSKDSLISDFDEENTWNMKDQPLFLHLSSSIRFRSELSSIPVKLMPTCFTEIVQRINDGKERNLTELSLEDLKVTLDIICLNLPKEVLEVSLERYPALRTTSYCSASTFGSMPSGSSPGANAKTESMQERMPQLPQHHAVISLRDEIEWLLRDETATALLDHPSPNADTLKFIAQHVSESTDRSSCSMDKVPLHFVFPSESSSPKFLKELKNLEIDKYCICQEADLFYFVKKPEIIVPDIEPDTLHIDVEEQPLKDDESIENVEQEEIPATTIQINGQDSGDAPGYYSEISSIAEGKHGTDDGYEGDSSNSEDDYQWLIELDKRRDSLPNFWLIMSVEGSHVNVYFHCRFLELSSPEVDSYSQIQKMLLVQIKAICRRVNQYLLLQNLHDTRICDRLLEPESTEDYNAWRETGSELGNPFQNHNSSTSNVTPGMFRCPVIWEEPFNLHPRLKTGPGRSGLSRGIKALHGVLNRLSVNNRNNMFVYQENNENVFYLRLHEQTNDIKPLQNKLSESDEKLVVSRSNSVASLSQAKSTGLVNDHALANDTRPRVRSFGEKESDILNRTGDSIILMVHGISEAGPEVKRDLVQVLQNRLDDAVLEVLSVMLARNPMCKLTPADVHFIQKPYKSPECIVQLSVQSHCLRYMDALGYYLRQNILQFLYMPKYTDLGAHYHFQDYTPLDGTRKRVSESDIFLYNQSHSSGSKGIACIALAITDGKGEPPAYPNGSNESSFPKLLRVENFESIVSTNVYDHKSDSKPNAQMLIEFRIWKQGRVNLESLILKLSSAVKHGTWDLVTEYNLLATPLTEPAINPSAVGETATENKEVQTPVKTSQVSNNLTINQYELGEKGKLNEIYHTTLARWFQFALEMGVPAVKKHEVIIHHRHAIPVIVRELQNLIRSQDPDTSSKVFVLQDRQPFLNQFVVSHKAGSAPKWSDSIRNSSDQSLAENTDQESANSPVYVPHEFNKDEQTTYIKCILVARNFHQWKASLSKEIDPELLAPKDQKQLQKFNPLISESNFVPRQRILLAEVLSDNIIIYMYNWSKEKSEKLIKQTTSLGTWLSSRSSLFTSIIMQKLGIFHHKLTREPQQREHGSQYYQINDMESLAKFPGHSNQDKDWTRSSNRAPSMKNNAFSWLQVVGQAMRDAKPSAPHPHNTTDAIVKAAYDLQDLRHRDKRIKEDLEKLYAMWQSRTSNIPISLNALNTFKQHSRLIHFCHTPLLFLPAWRLQSAATRDHSLTPPQPSHFGLNGNVHESSQVAQSKQEAITNAIMIKWHQELCKSMLSEYKQYLQILGFNPIQVESPHKTDEEHAQQQYYYLKKSMLGGILLFEVHLSQPFFCVKLHIIECNRLQTKTSSGMMNQFVLSFVDVCDKIQINMHLHSFTYDFHLRCIHSYIAGTGLWSLQQGYHLTHFMDDFIKYYSKAPNYARNLIYSDVITIRDIAIPARTLYSYLLSHEKVYGMRVFVMSGELQESHDNEYVLIKLQSTPSVSYCDAHDTKCTDDFDVALIVSRMEQSPQIERTEITLKYYLMLTSKRELYPKREVENNKLGKFRTVYSVGKPANSSYTESPVESSSVSPTPSFVRGNFRTELSSTDQQEKSLDFSCDVTAKDADVKTASYNVQNSSAPTPPPVPNSPLTQNSNIPSAVSNASSSSSPHLVQIRQESVNYLGYYSSHEQLMQQMIMAQAKAARQHITNMVERGALQCRTHLLWDKLLENKTSMTYTEFRELCSLAHIEPLVNLDPRLGPLVNQPVSWYQALSKVLQNKYQEHHKQFITSDGNITHHLILHPTLLQAFMMLTIDMHTSRGDLCAVYRKSTEINVPINMEDVYALVEGFVDACCFHLWMGLCSQ from the exons ATGGCGAGCGCGAGGAGCGAG GATAGAACCGTGCTAGAAGCGGAAACTATCTTTCTGTTAATGAAGAAGGGCTTTCCCATCTCTCGCAATGTGAGAGCTCAATGGCTGCTGGAGCATTTGGACTCTGTGATAAGTATACAATGCccgaatataaagaataaggAGGAACCGGAGCTGGAAGTAGTATCGGTGCTGCCGAAGGATGAGCCTGTTGCGTGGTCTATAGATACCAGCCACCAATTCCTTTATAAAGTTGTTTCGACGACATCGATTGTATTCCTGGCGCACAAATATAGGATGGTCTTTAGCTTAGATTTAAGTCCGTCGCTTGCCACTGTT GATGTACAAAGCGGTGAGATTGTCATTGATGAGGTGTATCTGGCGACGAAACGATGTCTTGAAGGTATAACTAGACCA TTTACGATACCAGGCAGCAGGCGTGTGATGCAGCCTGAAATTTATGTGACTGTGATAGCTCATACGCCGTTCTTTACAAGCCCGGCGCAACAAGTACTAGTACAAGGATGGCTGATCACTGCGGATAACGTGAATTCTCTCACACAATACGTAGAGAAACAGTTGTACCTGTTAGAGGAGAGAGTAGCAACCGTCACAGCCATAGCTAATCAgcaattagaaaatttaaggGCAGAGAGTGAACGTTTGGTAGGGAGGCTTTTTGAGGAAAGTAGCAACTGCttgaacaaaaataattgtaatatctcCATAGTTTCGCCGGAAGCTAGTTTTGTAAATATGTTGAGATACGGGATGCTGGCTTTGACACTTTTACCTGAGCACAGCTGTGCAC ATATGGTAATAGTCACGGATGGTATCGTCGGAATTAAGAACGCTCACACGTTGGATTCCATTATACAGCAACTACGCGCAACGACGGTTGCGTGTAGTTTTTTACGCGTAGGCAGCGCATACGATCCACATTGCGCGGACGGTTTAGTGCCATATCAAGACCTGCTGTATTTTATCTCCGCGGCTACACTCGGTAGTTATATGTCCTTCAATTCATACGTG ATACCTGTACACGGAACAGATATAAATCTTTATCATAAGCATTTTTTGTGCTGGCAATTATATCGGGACGTATCGAACAACGATATATCGGGTCGTCATTGCTGGCGAACTGAAAATAATTGCTTCCATGAACCTAAAAGCGGTCaacttttgaagaaaaaacaGATCGACGACAAAGTTACTTGTACATTAAGCAGTCTGCTGTGCTGTCGTCTAAGAGAAGGATACTTGATAAAAAGAGCCAATGTACGAGACGAcattcttgaaataaatttcgtgCTATTATGGAAAACGAATGTTTTTTTGGAATATTTAGTAACGTGTCCATGGTCTTCAAAATCATTATCTCTATCCAACGTGATACAATATACCATTACCATAGAAG CGCCATATGAATTTTTACACGACATTACATGCCTATCGAAAAAACCGTTAAACTCGCATTATCGTCAAGGTGTCATCTCTCGTTTCTGGACAGCATTAACATCATTAACCGAAAGCGACAATATGTTAGCGCACTTCAGCTGGTTTCCGGGATCTGGATGGACCTGGTACAGTGTACCAGACACCATCAGAAGCGGAATGCCTGTGTTTTACTTGTCATCTTATCCGTCGCCAAGTACAGTACAACTtag tgaCGCCGCCTGCCCACAGTTTGGACAGATATGGCAACCGGTTGTCTCTCTGGATCCGCTTCAGTGGGCCCGTTGGATGCACACTCAAAGGATTACGTTAATTTTAGCCTACGACAGACCGTTGCCAAGACATCTTCACCAAGCGAATCAGAGCGGTCGTTTCCAGTGCGTTCAGAGCCGGCAAGCGGCGGCCGTATTATATGCTATGTTGAAAAATTGGGCGACTTTTGTGCTAGTCGAGAATCACACGTACGTCCAGTTCATATACAGAGAGGCGGAAAAGCCGCCGGTGTCATTCTCATTGATTCGCATTAATTGCAAAGCGCTCTGCGTCGTACTCAATATAGCGTTCGCCGGCGGCACCGAAGGTGTCGTCCGCCACAACGTAGTTGTAGATCTCGTTGACAGACTATCCAAGCTCACATTGCCAAATAGACCGACGGAGCAACGTGAGATTCCGTGTTGcacaataatacataaatcGCTCGAGCGAATTCTCGTAAGATACGAGCGTATACCGAACAATCTGAGTATGGTGGTATTTCCTGATGGAACTCAGCCAACCTGCACCAGGGTTGCGCTAGGACTACTAAGTGGTAGTCTAACAACTACCCTGTCCAGATATTTATACCACAATCGTTGGCTGTGGCACGTGAAGCGGCCGTTCGTTCAGACCATCCCGGGAATTACTTTGTcgagattaaatattactgCGATTGCGAGAATACTCTCTACAATTACGAA AATACGTCTAGGAGAGGGCTTTAATTTCGCGTATTCGGCAGCTGGCATCACAAACATGGTGTTAGAAGTGCAAATGCAGGGCTTCGGGAACGATGAGAATTCTTATCCGTGTATTATTCAGTACGTTTTGTTCCCACCACATGTTGTGCCGAACGCAGCATTAGAACGCGACAGCGGTACCGAAGATGACACGGAAGAAG GTATCGCCGAGGCGGAAGTATGGACTGAAGATTCCGAAGGGTACAGCGATTTTCAAATTGTCACGGAGGTTTGGGTCGAACCCCAATGTGGCTACGTACAAATGCCTACACAGTCGATTGCTATGTATATGCATCCTCTGCAGTATCATCAATTACCAGATGCA ATTGCCCGAATAGACGAGGAATGTATTAACGCTCTATTGACCTTAGAATACTTGAGCCTCTTGTGCCAAGTAACACCGGCGGAAAAAGATACCGAGATTGTGTTCGGACAAGCACACCAAGGAGTTAAATATCACGGTGCTGTGGGCACGTCTACGGATCGTATCTCAGAATGTCCAAACCCAACCGAGCCCTTCGAACCGACGCCGATCATCGACGAGAGGATACATTCCATGTACTTCTCGTTTGATACTCTGAgcattttatcaaaatgtcAGCAGGCGGAACTCTTGTTCTCGATGTTCGCCGATG attccGTACATATCGATGAAGATAGGGATAGTGCAAATAGGATTTTTATGGGAAACTTCCTGGAACATATGAAACAATTGCACAATAAAGAACTACTGCTTACGTCAGCAGAATCACAAAGGTTCACTAAAATGCTTCTTAACAGACCACGCGAGAATATTCCACCGTTACCgttctttatacaaaaag agaaaaattgtAGAGATGACACGTCAGACATTTATCCGAGGTGGAAGTGTTTTGTCAAAGGAATTAGCACGACACATGTCATTATCACAATATTACCAGCAACTGAAAAAGATGTCCGCCTGATAATGTACACAGGTGATAACTGCACAAGTAACAATTCCGAGAAGAATTGCGATTCTGATATTTTCGATCTCGATATGAACGAAAAGGTATCGTCTCCAACAATGTGTGCAGAGAATGTACCTGACTTTGTGACATTGGAACGCAGAGAGTCAAAAATTTCTAGTCAATCTACCACTGCAAATAGCACATCGAAAGCTAATGTAGaccataattttgataatgtTGACAATGAGGGCAGCCTTGTTATACCTGTATACGTGTATGATTGTTCGCTAGCATTATTAATTGATGCGCTGGTCGGTCAATTGCAAACACCTCAGAATAAAGATATCTATCAGGATCATACCTTTAAGATCGGAGAGCAAATTTCCGAAGATTTCATCAGTCTCAAATCGGAAAGTAACACAAAGCCTTCATCTCCAGAACCAAAGAGCGAAGATTCTGACAATATTTCTAGCG ATCAACGAAGTTTGATGGAGCATTGCAAGTTGTTGAGCTTAGCACATTGTCATTGCTACGTGGTCGCGGTTTATAAGTCACTTGCACTGCAACAGTCATTAAGCTACGAAGATATGGAGGCTGCTGTGGCACAATGCGAAGAAAATCTGATAGagattaatattacaaattacttACGATCGGTGTGCAGACATTTGAGCATGTTGGCAGAAGGCGATCTActgaatcaattaaaaatctcCGCGTGCAACGATGTTAAACCATTACATAGTTtgataaaaactaaatttaaaaggATTATGGCAGTCGCATTTAGGCCTGTACCTGCGCATCCAGAATTTTATTACTGTTTACCATCGTGGATGTCAGAAAAGATG GAAGTGGTATCACAAAGAACAGATAGCGATGACGAGTTAGATGAATTCACATGTCACTCTGAAATGCCGGCTTCAAAAACAGATTCTCCTAACCAAg TAAGTCAAGCTGTCAATATTACATGGCCGGTCACAAATCTTCATAACAACGAGAAGCTGTCCCATTCCAACTCAAAAGATTCGCTTATCAGCGATTTTGATGAGGAAAACACGTGGAACATGAAAGATCAACCGCTCTTCTTACATTTGAGCTCTTCGATTCGTTTCCGCTCTGAGCTTTCCAGTATACCTGTTAAATTGATGCCTACTTGCTTTACCGAGATTGTCCAAAGGATTAATGACGGCAAGGAAAGAAATCTTACTGAATTAAGTTTGGAGGATCTGAAAGTTACTTTGGATATCATATGTTTGAACCTTCCAAAAGAAGTGTTGGAAGTGTCATTGGAACGTTATCCTGCATTGAGGACGACGTCTTACTGCAGCGCTTCGACGTTCGGTAGCATGCCGAGCGGTAGCAGTCCGGGTGCAAATGCGAAGACTGAATCGATGCAGGAAAGAATGCCGCAACTGCCTCAGCATCATGCGGTAATCAGCTTAAGGGATGAGATTGAGTGGCTATTACGAGACGAAACTGCAACGGCACTTCTGGATCATCCTTCACCAAATGCTGACACATTAAAGTTTATAGCACAGCACGTATCGGAATCCACCGACAGATCCAGTTGCTCGATGGATAAAGTAcctttacattttgttttcccATCTGAAAGCAGCTCGCCCAAATTTTTGAAGGAATTGAAAAATCTTGAGATTGACAAGTACTGCATTTGCCAAGAAGccgatttattttacttcgTTAAGAAACCGGAAATAATAGTACCTGATATAGAACCAGACACATTACACATAGACGTAGAAGAACAGCCATTAAAGGATG acGAAAGCATTGAAAATGTGGAGCAAGAAGAAATTCCTGCTACTACAATTCAAATAAACGGGCAAGATTCTGGAGATGCTCCAGGTTATTATTCTGAGATATCAAGTATAGCTGAAGGGAAACACGGGACGGATGACGGATATGAAGGCGATAGCAGTAATTCCGAGGATGATTATCAGTGGTTGATAGAACTTGATAAACGCAGAGATAGTTTACCCAATTTCTGGCTAATTATGAGTGTTGAAGGTAGTCATGTTAATGTCTATTTTCACTGCAG atttttggAACTTTCTTCGCCAGAAGTGGATAGTTATTCGCAAATACAGAAAATGCTGCTTGTTCAAATCAAAGCTATATGCCGGCGAGTGAatcaatatttacttttacaaAATCTTCACGATACTCGCATATGCGATCGACTGTTGGAACCAGAATCCACTGAAGATTATAATGCTTGGAGAGAAACTGGCAGTGAATTGGGAAATCCTTTTCAGAATCACAATTCTTCAACTTCAAATGTTACACCAGGCATGTTCAGATGCCCTGTCATTTGGGAAGAACCCTTCAATTTACATCCCCGCTTAAAAACCGGGCCTGGAAGATCCGGGTTATCGAGAGGGATCAAAGCGTTGCACGGCGTACTTAACAGACTCTCAGTTAATAATCGAAATAATATGTTCGTATACCAAGAGAATAACGAGAATGTATTTTACCTGCGGCTTCACGAGCAGACGAACGATATTAAACCTTTGCAGAATAAATTGTCCGAGAGCGATGAGAAATTAGTTGTCTCGCGAAGCAACAGCGTAGCATCCTTATCGCAGGCTAAGAGCACCGGCCTGGTGAACGATCATGCGCTAGCGAACGACACAAGACCTAGAGTTCGCTCGTTTGGCGAAAAAGAATCTGATATCTTGAATAGAACTGGCGATTCGATTATCCTGATGGTACATGGGATATCGGAAGCTGGTCCGGAAGTCAAACGAGATTTAGTGCAGGTATTGCAAAATCGTCTCGATGACGCGGTACTGGAAGTACTATCTGTAATGTTGGCACGTAATCCAATGTGCAAGCTGACACCGGCGGACGTGCACTTCATACAAAAACCATACAAGTCTCCCGAGTGTATAGTGCAACTATCGGTGCAATCACACTGCTTACGGTATATGGATGCCTTAGGATATTACTTGAGACAAAATATACTACAATTCTTGTACATGCCAAAATATACGGATCTCGGAGCTCACTATCATTTTCAGGATTACACTCCGTTAGATGGTACTAGAAAGAGAGTATCCGAATCCgatattttcttatacaaCCAGAGTCACTCGAGTGGTAGCAAAGGTATAGCTTGTATCGCGTTAGCGATCACCGATGGCAAAGGAGAACCCCCAGCGTATCCGAATGGTTCGAACGAGTCGAGTTTTCCTAAGTTGTTAAGGGTCGAGAATTTCGAGAGCATCGTATCAACCAACGTTTACGACCATAAAAGTGATTCTAAACCAAACGCGCAGATGTTGATTGAATTTCGAATCTGGAAGCAAGGCAGAGTCAACTTGGAATCCTTAATTCTGAAATTGTCATCCGCGGTGAAACATGGTACTTGGGACTTAGTCACGGAATATAATCTTCTAGCGACTCCTTTGACGGAGCCAGCTATTAATCCTTCAGCGGTTGGAGAAACTGCAACGGAAAACAAAGAAGTCCAAACACCTGTAAAGACGTCACAAGTTTCCAACAATTTAACGATTAATCAGTACGAGCTCGGCGAGAAAGGAAAATTGAATGAGATTTATCATACTACACTGGCACGCTGGTTTCAGTTTGCACTAGAAATGGGTGTCCCTGCCGTGAAAAAGCACGAAGTGATCATTCACCACAGACATGCGATTCCCGTGATCGTGAGAGAATTGCAGAATCTCATACGTAGTCAAGATCCAGACACGTCCAGTAAAGTTTTCGTTTTGCAAGATCGACAACCGTTCCTAAATCAATTTGTTGTTTCGCATAAAGCTGGATCTGCACCTAAGTGGTCTGACAGCATCCGGAACAGTTCCGATCAATCGTTAGCGGAAAATACGGATCAAGAAAGCGCAAATTCACCCGTGTACGTGCCGCACGAGTTTAATAAAGATGAGCAAACTACTTACATCAAGTGCATTTTAGTCGCAAGAAATTTTCATCAATGGAAGGCATCTTTGAGTAAAGAAATAGATCCGGAACTGCTTGCTCCTAAGG ATCAAAAgcaattgcaaaaatttaatcCCCTGATATCAGAATCGAATTTTGTGCCTAGACAAAGGATATTGTTAGCTGAAGTACTGAGTGACAAC ataattatttatatgtataactggTCCAAGGAAAAATCCGAAAAATTGATCAAACAAACGACAAGCTTAGGTACATGGCTTTCCTCTAGATCGAGTCTATTTACCAGCATAATTATGCAAAAGTTGGGTATATTTCATCACAAGCTCACTCGGGAACCTCAGCAGAGAGAGCACGGTTCTCAATATTACCAAATCAACGATATGGAAAGTCTAGCGAAATTTCCTGGCCATTCAAATCAAGATAAAGACTGGACGCGATCGAGCAACCGAGCGCCGTCGATGAAGAACAACGCGTTTTCGTGGCTTCAAGTGGTCGGGCAGGCAATGCGCGATGCGAAACCGAGCGCTCCGCATCCTCATAACACGACGGATGCGATTGTAAAGGCTGCCTACGACTTGCAGGATCTACGGCATCGAGACAAGAGGATCAAAG AGGATCTGGAGAAGTTGTATGCAATGTGGCAGAGCCGCACGTCCAACATACCGATATCGCTGAATGCTTTGAACACATTCAAGCAACATTCTCGTTTGATACACTTCTGCCACACACCCCTCCTCTTTTTACCGGCCTGGCGTTTGCAGTCTGCCGCTACGAGGGATCATTCATTGACACCGCCGCAGCCGTCTCACTTCGGGTTGAACGGCAACGTGCATGAATCGTCTCAAGTAGCTCAGTCGAAACAGGAAGCGATTACGAACGCGATTATGATAAAATGGCATCAAGAGCTCTGCAAGTCAATGCTGTCCGAATATAAACAGTATCTGCAGATTCTGGGCTTCAATCCAATCCAAGTGGAGTCACCACATAAAAC ggaCGAGGAGCACGCGCAGCAGCAGTATTACTATCTCAAGAAGTCCATGCTGGGCGGTATTTTGTTGTTCGAAGTTCACCTGTCACAGCCGTTCTTCTGCGTAAAGTTACATATTATTGAATGCAATCGCTTGCAGACGAAGACGAGTAGCGGTATGATGAACCAA TTTGTACTAAGCTTCGTGGATGTTTGCGACAAGATTCAAATCAACATGCATCTGCATTCGTTCACGTATGATTTTCACTTGCGTTGTATTCACTCTTACATCGCTGGAACTGGATTGTGGTCTTTGCAACAAGGTTACCACCTCACTCACTTTATGGATGACTTCATCAAATATTACAGCAAGGCGCCGAATTATGCCAGAAATCTAATATACAGCG ACGTGATAACAATACGCGATATAGCGATACCTGCACGTACGTTGTACTCCTATTTACTTTCACACGAGAAAGTGTACGGCATGCGTGTGTTCGTGATGTCCGGCGAGCTCCAGGAATCTCATGATAATGAATATGtcttaattaaattgcaaagtACTCCTTCAGTCAGTTATTGCGACGCTCACGATACAAAGTGCACGGACGACTTCGACGTAGCGCTAATCGTGTCGCGCATGGAACAGTCACCGCAAATCGAGAGGACTGAAATcactttgaaa